The following coding sequences lie in one Maniola jurtina chromosome 11, ilManJurt1.1, whole genome shotgun sequence genomic window:
- the LOC123869789 gene encoding acylglycerol kinase, mitochondrial isoform X1, with product MDRFSKLGKTLRSNWKKSVFGAVVLLYGAATAKEKYEINILMRAACKEAVKYGDTLIAMDRNPTLVTVILNPVANKRKAKKDFEKYCEPLLHLAGLQVDIIQTTSEGHAKEIVETLRGTEAIIVAGGDGTLSETVTGLLRRNDEANRFPLGILPLGRTNSLGNSLFQGGEGVNRVKQLIHACMAIIENNTTWKNVMKIEPLPKENEIPNKPIYALSSIEWGAFRDTIAKKDKYWIYGPLREYVSYIFNGYKDSLCWNCSGTLKYTPPCAGCSNCLQKKLEIKRKWSFFMPSTQAAQQIDLTNVVNPECATTNELCFKTCDFKIKPKVSDGLPMLSIGLGKNNYSYIEFVSDGWRRVKGGGTIPEAVKARTVELQPLESKPDSVLAIDHEEFDVKPVKITLLPNMVKFFCKSEVKDI from the exons atggatAGATTTAGCAAACTGGGTAAAACGTTACGGAGTAATTGGAAGAAATCCGTCTTTGGAGCTGTTGTCCTGCTATACGGAGCTGCTACAGCCAAAGAAAAATACGA AATAAACATCCTGATGCGTGCTGCATGTAAAGAAGCAGTCAAATATGGCGACACTCTCATAGCTATGGACAGAAACCCAACCCTGGTCACTGTTATACTCAACCCTGTGGCAAACAAAAGGAAGGCGAagaaggattttgagaaatacTGTGAGCCATTGCTGCATCTTGCTGGATTGCAG GTGGACATTATCCAGACAACATCAGAAGGCCATGCTAAGGAGATAGTGGAGACGCTGCGCGGTACTGAAGCTATCATTGTCGCTGGTGGTGATGGTACATTGTCAGAAACTGTTACAG GCTTACTCCGACGCAATGATGAAGCCAACAGATTTCCCCTAGGCATACTTCCACTCGGTCGAACCAACAGTCTCGGCAACAGTCTTTTCCAAGGCGGTGAAGGCGTTAACAGAGTCAAGCAACTAATACACGCATGCATGGCTATTATAGAGAACAACACTACATGGAAAAACGTCATGAAAATCGAGCCTCTGCCAAAAGAAAACGAAATTCCAAATAAGCCAATATATGCCTTATCGTCCATAGAATGGGGAGCATTCCGTGACACAATAGCCAAAAAAGACAAATACTGGATCTACGGACCATTGCGTGAATATGTATCCTACATTTTTAACGGATACAAAGATTCTTTATGTTGGAACTGTAGtggtacattaaaatataccccGCCTTGTGCTGGATGCAGCAATTGTTTACAGAAGAAACtggaaattaaaagaaaatggtCATTCTTCATGCCTTCGACCCAAGCGGCTCAACAGATAGATTTGACAAACGTTGTTAACCCAGAATGTGCAACCACTAATGAATTATGCTTCAAAACgtgtgattttaaaataaaaccgaaAGTTAGCGATGGTTTACCAATGTTAAGCATTGGTTTGgggaaaaataattatagttacATAGAATTTGTCTCGGATGGTTGGAGACGCGTTAAGGGGGGTGGTACAATACCAGAAGCTGTTAAAGCGAGAACTGTGGAACTGCAACCATTGGAAAGTAAACCTGACTCGGTACTAGCGATTGACCACGAAGAATTTGACGTTAAACCGGTGAAAATAACGCTGTTACCGAATATGGTTAAGTTTTTCTGTAAGTCTGAAGTAAAAGATATATAA
- the LOC123869784 gene encoding transcriptional protein SWT1, with product MESPKKKDQELPDGWILCKSKSIPGRNYYFNRKTGKSSWTQPQDDDNSQKKTSCNKEKIINKQDKRKREETTKKVAKRKSDGNEESTSKKKTKQDTTDASSSYINNSNTSISGNISKISNTSITGNTSITGNDSSTSNKESPIQNAKKMKFDTPQSTSTPKIQKGTPRKSIPSKTVTRSISSSAESSRRQTPVRNLANARLSNLRSKQNSEAKNEESLEVSPGKNKTNEISQKSKSERKSPLNDSRTTQSPSSDSLQSIPSPSQFFAANKIISSMKAQLPEEYCSKEKPKDTFADIEKGICSQTPEYPFSKHPTTPPQFSEASKLVSAIKSKLAYKVSAPKEIKTFSSAKNRMDSLRNRLSFETEKETSSFLNNGNELDPNHDEAMETEDIREVKQIMPSFPVARENISNTDNVILVVDTNIFIHELDFIKNVLNSHIKGYSEQPTLLVPWRVINELDRLKDNNNGNGALCKRAKAAMDYLYKSLPENSRIKGQSLRDANSHIYPCEVPDDEILNCSLQQMERGRNVILVSNDKNLCNKASINGVKRIDVKELKKLVENKPQPSDPDLLASVKRYQQTIYHLLANILENEMRAKYDNLWQHVLFKAPPWTLADVLQCLLKHWIAVFNEVFPRIEQLITDLKNSLTTIEKKNPNTLTQSEVANFKELCMDVAKRCQIIPEYMELAKATVERLLRNGNEVDGTDAVVDAFEGLWTVFSSYCAKLCNALGVCHSIEDKLSGTEPLAVLTSKWTLFSGHVNDLTLAINSVLCTDSAESIDDRVGRLEGAFRDALSAICMTNNVTREELQSFCIKCSNMLQEAHSKFSQLSEILNVCKHKLSSDSYTMN from the exons ATGGAATCACCTAAAAAGAAAGACCAAGAGCTACCCGATGGATGGATTTTATGCAAGTCCAAATCAATTCCGGGGAgaaactattattttaataggaAAACCGGAAAATCTTCATGGACGCAACCACAG GATGATGACAATTCTCAAAAAAAGACCTCATGTAATAAggagaaaataattaataaacaggACAAGAGGAAGAGAGAGGAGACTACCAAGAAAGTTGCTAAACGAAAAAGCGATGGCAATGAAGAAAGTACATCAAAGAAAAAGACCAAACAAG ACACCACAGATGCTTCGAGCAGTTACATCAATAATAGTAACACCAGTATATCTGGTAATATCAGTAAAATTAGTAACACAAGTATTACTGGGAACACTAGTATTACTGGGAACGATAGTAGTACCAGTAACAAGGAAAGTCCGATACAAAATGCGAAAAAAATGAAGTTTGATACTCCTCAAAGCACCAGCACACCGAAAATTCAAAAAGGCACTCCCAGAAAGTCTATTCCATCAAAAACTGTCACGAGAAGTATCTCTAGTTCAGCGGAGAGCTCACGCAGACAAACTCCTGTAAGGAACTTAGCCAATGCAAGACTATCAAATTTGAGAAGTAAGCAAAATTCTGAAGCAAAGAATGAAGAGAGTTTAGAAGTTTCGCcaggtaaaaataaaactaatgaaatatctcaaaaatctaaatcggaACGTAAGAGTCCGTTAAATGACTCTAGGACTACACAGTCACCGAGCAGTGATAGTTTACAGTCTATCCCGTCACCATCACAGTTCTTTgcagcaaataaaataatttcgtcTATGAAAGCTCAGTTACCTGAAGAATACTGTAGTAAGGAAAAACCAAAGGACACTTTTGCTGATATAGAGAAAG GTATATGCAGTCAAACCCCAGAATATCCATTTTCTAAACACCCCACTACCCCACCACAGTTTTCTGAAGCCAGTAAGCTAGTGTCAGCTATCAAATCCAAGTTAGCTTACAAAGTGTCAGCACCCAAAGAAATAAAGACATTCTCGTCAGCAAAAAACAGGATGGACTCCTTGAGAAATAGATTGAGTTTTGAAACTGAAAAGGAAACTAgcagttttttaaataatggcAACGAATTGGATCCTAATCATGATGAGGCTATGGAGACAGAAGACATTAGAGAG GTGAAACAAATAATGCCATCATTTCCGGTGGCACGGGAGAACATCAGCAACACAGACAATGTGATACTAGTTGTTGATACCAATATTTTTATACACGAACTTGACTTTATCAAGAATGTACTCAACTCACACATCAAAG GTTACAGTGAGCAGCCGACGCTGCTGGTGCCGTGGCGCGTGATCAACGAGCTGGACCGCCTGAAAGACAACAACAACGGCAACGGCGCGCTGTGCAAACGAGCTAAGGCCGCCATGGACTACCTCTATAAGTCACTGCCTGAAAACAGCCGCATCAAAG GTCAGTCGTTAAGGGACGCAAACTCCCACATCTACCCGTGCGAGGTGCCGGACGATGAGATCCTGAACTGCAGTCTGCAGCAGATGGAGAGGGGCAGAAACGTG ATCCTAGTGTCAAACGACAAGAACTTATGCAACAAAGCCTCGATCAATGGCGTAAAACGAATAGACGTCAAAGAACTGAAGAAGTTGGTAGAAAATAAGCCACAGCCTAGCGACCCAGACCTTCTGGCCAGCGTCAAGCGGTACCAACAGACCATATACCATCTATTGGCCAACATATTGGAG AATGAAATGCGTGCGAAGTACGACAATCTCTGGCAACACGTGCTATTCAAAGCGCCGCCTTGGACGTTGGCCGACGTGCTCCAATGTTTGCTCAAACATTGGATCGCGGTGTTCAACGAGGTATTTCCACGCATAGAGCAACTGATAACTGACCTCAAGAATAGTTTGACGACTATTGAGAAGAAAA ATCCAAATACGCTAACCCAATCGGAAGTGGCGAATTTCAAGGAGCTCTGTATGGACGTGGCAAAACGATGTCAGATCATACCGGAATACATGGAACTGGCGAAGGCGACAGTCGAGCGACTCTTGCGCAACGGCAATGAGGTGGATGGTACTGATGCGGTGGTGGACGCTTTTGAGGGACTTTGGACCGTTTTCTCTAGCTATTG TGCCAAGCTGTGCAACGCGCTGGGCGTGTGCCACAGCATAGAGGACAAGCTGTCGGGCACAGAGCCTCTCGCCGTGCTCACCAGCAAGTGGACACTCTTCAGTGGACATGTCAACGATCTCACGCTAGCTATCAACAG cgtgCTATGTACCGATAGTGCAGAGAGTATAGACGATCGAGTTGGCAGGTTAGAGGGCGCGTTCAGAGACGCGCTGTCCGCTATTTGTATGACCAACAACGTCACGCGGGAAGAGCTGCAGTCGTTTTGCATCAAATGCAG
- the LOC123869783 gene encoding probable methyltransferase TARBP1 isoform X2, giving the protein MESFINHEVQNQLKSNNIPLSSQFTIMYWIVIHKLKDGICLQEEYEFLMDLLLSHIMGPVFSIRLQAQYLSSRIFEANEISVNKLDNSQYAYMIKVINGTLQEIAKADDKSFKRLKNDYFIGEFDIIEDLIPCEIYWGLPQLVAALSNNIIEDDFLRNILNEIESNLNLDENDKFHNEWKEKRRKTSDALQFKARNKTINKEVESLEETGTIQKKYVPWKNMSDVDVYDNETKSNKTELIVVASLIAKLPNLGGMARTSEVFGVRAYVVDSLRHLQDKQFQGLSVSAERWVPVEEVRPAQLKDYLTMKKSAGYSVVAAEQTSTSIKLQNFKFPNKTLLLLGNEKEGVPCDLLPLMDHCVEIPQQGVIRSLNVHVTAAIFIWEYARQNML; this is encoded by the exons ATG gaaTCCTTCATAAATCATGAAGTTCAAAATCAATTGAAATCAAACAATATACCCCTTTCATCACAATTCACAATAATGTACTGGATTGTGATACACAAATTAAAAGATGGTATTTGCCTCCAAGAAGAATATGAATTTTTGATGGATCTTCTCTTGTCCCATATTATGGGCCCAGTTTTTAGTATACGATTGCAAGCGCAGTATCTATCTTCTAGGATTTTTGAAGCAAATGAAATATCCGTGAATAAATTAGATAACTCACAGTACGCGTATATGATTAAAGTTATAAATGGCACATTACAAGAAATTGCAAAAGCAGATGACAAAAGTTTTAAGAGActtaaaaatgattattttatagGTGAATTTGATATAATTGAAGATTTAATACCCTGTGAAATATATTGGGGTTTGCCTCAACTAGTTGCTGCattaagtaataatatcatAGAAGATGATTTTCTAAGAAATATACTTAATGAAATTGAAAGCAATCTTAATTTAGATGAAAATGATAAGTTTCATAATGAATGGAAAGAAAAGCGAAGAAAAACTTCAGATGCACTTCAATTTAAGGCtagaaataaaactataaataaagaAGTTGAGAGTTTAGAAGAAACGGGAACAATACAGAAGAAATATGTGCCTTGGAAGAATATGAGCGACGTTGATGTATATGATAATGAGACAAAA AGCAACAAAACAGAACTAATAGTAGTGGCATCTCTCATCGCCAAGCTGCCCAACTTGGGAGGCATGGCGCGCACCAGCGAGGTGTTTGGCGTACGCGCTTACGTCGTGGACAGTCTCAGGCATTTGCAGGACAAACAGTTCCAAGGACTAAG TGTGTCGGCCGAGCGATGGGTCCCCGTGGAGGAGGTTCGGCCGGCGCAGCTCAAGGATTACCTGACGATGAAGAAGTCCGCAGGCTACTCTGTGGTGGCGGCTGAACAGACGTCCACCAGCATAAAGCTCCAAAACTTCAAGTTCCCCAACAAAACTCTCTTGTTGCTGGG GAATGAAAAGGAAGGAGTTCCGTGCGATCTCCTGCCGTTAATGGATCACTGCGTGGAAATACCGCAGCAAGGGGTCATCCGCTCGCTGAACGTGCACGTCACTGCTGCGATCTTCATATGGGAGTACGCCAGACAGAATAtgttgtaa
- the LOC123869789 gene encoding acylglycerol kinase, mitochondrial isoform X2, translating to MRAACKEAVKYGDTLIAMDRNPTLVTVILNPVANKRKAKKDFEKYCEPLLHLAGLQVDIIQTTSEGHAKEIVETLRGTEAIIVAGGDGTLSETVTGLLRRNDEANRFPLGILPLGRTNSLGNSLFQGGEGVNRVKQLIHACMAIIENNTTWKNVMKIEPLPKENEIPNKPIYALSSIEWGAFRDTIAKKDKYWIYGPLREYVSYIFNGYKDSLCWNCSGTLKYTPPCAGCSNCLQKKLEIKRKWSFFMPSTQAAQQIDLTNVVNPECATTNELCFKTCDFKIKPKVSDGLPMLSIGLGKNNYSYIEFVSDGWRRVKGGGTIPEAVKARTVELQPLESKPDSVLAIDHEEFDVKPVKITLLPNMVKFFCKSEVKDI from the exons ATGCGTGCTGCATGTAAAGAAGCAGTCAAATATGGCGACACTCTCATAGCTATGGACAGAAACCCAACCCTGGTCACTGTTATACTCAACCCTGTGGCAAACAAAAGGAAGGCGAagaaggattttgagaaatacTGTGAGCCATTGCTGCATCTTGCTGGATTGCAG GTGGACATTATCCAGACAACATCAGAAGGCCATGCTAAGGAGATAGTGGAGACGCTGCGCGGTACTGAAGCTATCATTGTCGCTGGTGGTGATGGTACATTGTCAGAAACTGTTACAG GCTTACTCCGACGCAATGATGAAGCCAACAGATTTCCCCTAGGCATACTTCCACTCGGTCGAACCAACAGTCTCGGCAACAGTCTTTTCCAAGGCGGTGAAGGCGTTAACAGAGTCAAGCAACTAATACACGCATGCATGGCTATTATAGAGAACAACACTACATGGAAAAACGTCATGAAAATCGAGCCTCTGCCAAAAGAAAACGAAATTCCAAATAAGCCAATATATGCCTTATCGTCCATAGAATGGGGAGCATTCCGTGACACAATAGCCAAAAAAGACAAATACTGGATCTACGGACCATTGCGTGAATATGTATCCTACATTTTTAACGGATACAAAGATTCTTTATGTTGGAACTGTAGtggtacattaaaatataccccGCCTTGTGCTGGATGCAGCAATTGTTTACAGAAGAAACtggaaattaaaagaaaatggtCATTCTTCATGCCTTCGACCCAAGCGGCTCAACAGATAGATTTGACAAACGTTGTTAACCCAGAATGTGCAACCACTAATGAATTATGCTTCAAAACgtgtgattttaaaataaaaccgaaAGTTAGCGATGGTTTACCAATGTTAAGCATTGGTTTGgggaaaaataattatagttacATAGAATTTGTCTCGGATGGTTGGAGACGCGTTAAGGGGGGTGGTACAATACCAGAAGCTGTTAAAGCGAGAACTGTGGAACTGCAACCATTGGAAAGTAAACCTGACTCGGTACTAGCGATTGACCACGAAGAATTTGACGTTAAACCGGTGAAAATAACGCTGTTACCGAATATGGTTAAGTTTTTCTGTAAGTCTGAAGTAAAAGATATATAA
- the LOC123869783 gene encoding uncharacterized protein LOC123869783 isoform X1, with amino-acid sequence MNSNEEILSFMDLLDLDEEVIDIRAKNLMEKSTLTSQHLNNFIHLLQYKQLINIRENSECDNEAEYHFVGKLLANVNDQNVGAVCKIITTVLSLNPSTVKFKSEHLIQQILAEIYLPTHTNVISSDMEVEKLKTTLLHLKICGSILDANEKSNTKLSLPFLSTPLEHIVCSKDEKVSTYFLTNTVPRFFSIIGGYNILDRIWNFLKELTDEKEMIALKVICSLSNYYLPVDSGTTLESHIIFESKFWDFILLGLSSEDAFARKQSIYLAKRAIDYIMNNKKNVIVTSKSQFVWNNKNNANLKKMWDNFFVLIESLEEKQSNIVLPSLKLFELVTDIGRCWLNCAFKIGLKHDNTQVKLKCLHYHLQYGVLNQSEGIMILRAINDIGLFDHEYKCLMDKLNEVLKDNATLMRILKTLPLVKWSPVPLYHVTKIITYIDRSLSLEDQTILIDLISDLSKIPCNNVIIRKCVNINLSHLIGKCGKNLNWRKYIPVYSYLQLDYLKKTKDLLVENPFENMIRNDIVVPQEDMVEFFKLTSISHTNIDFALLYFEEHNDIDFLEFIDGIIHRIEDISKRQYCDKAECLKDVIFVVHLYNKSLQKHGGIYDKINHSATKHLKILLQYIMSMMISDVIFDIENITCLFENLDQVVAEISNVNEIEIISGLYKSSVLCLKDENTIVDKKVLSIYILCNSLISPLMLKTYKQELLDIKNIMEVILNVKFIGNLNKDDSGRLRNAFYEKSCEIVNIWLNTDNSQVNNILGFIEVVIESGGYGCLKWILRIMNKILPTILDDKNNKFDVIQFLTRMWSEIEELKSNSQYPICMKEFVTLITQETLLEKSMYNNILLMYCSKIIEYAAVKNMPLYLLANQLNKINISEYSHMVYVLSEILLNPVVARKENRIVENVLLEILREPIYGADKHSIYFNSHIQFLAVSILSKISDPTVLNSVIYFMTKKIDELFKNKLRYHSNSHLQRTLQACIQNLLFILLKSRNVNFQSTALWCMAFLGRIPHQPFERTCLEWYISLYFYLKESFINHEVQNQLKSNNIPLSSQFTIMYWIVIHKLKDGICLQEEYEFLMDLLLSHIMGPVFSIRLQAQYLSSRIFEANEISVNKLDNSQYAYMIKVINGTLQEIAKADDKSFKRLKNDYFIGEFDIIEDLIPCEIYWGLPQLVAALSNNIIEDDFLRNILNEIESNLNLDENDKFHNEWKEKRRKTSDALQFKARNKTINKEVESLEETGTIQKKYVPWKNMSDVDVYDNETKSNKTELIVVASLIAKLPNLGGMARTSEVFGVRAYVVDSLRHLQDKQFQGLSVSAERWVPVEEVRPAQLKDYLTMKKSAGYSVVAAEQTSTSIKLQNFKFPNKTLLLLGNEKEGVPCDLLPLMDHCVEIPQQGVIRSLNVHVTAAIFIWEYARQNML; translated from the exons ATGAATTCTAACGAAGAAATTCTCTCCTTCATGGATTTACTGGATTTGGACGAGGAGGTAATAGATATAAGAGCTAAAAACTTAATGGAAAAAAGCACCTTAACCTCTCAGCATCTAAATAACTTCATACATTTACTCCAATATAAACAACTGATAAATATTCGCGAGAACAGCGAATGTGACAATGAGGCAGAATACCACTTCGTTGGCAAACTCCTAGCCAACGTAAATGACCAAAATGTTGGGGCCGTATGTAAAATTATCACCACTGTTCTTTCTTTAAATCCAAGCACTGTTAAATTCAAATCTGAACATTTGATTCAACAAATACTCGCAGAAATATATTTGCCTACACATACAAATGTTATAAGCTCCGATATGGAAGTAGAAAAGCTTAAGACGACGTTGCTACACCTGAAAATATGTGGAAGTATTTTGGATGCAAATGAAAAAAGTAATACTAAATTGTCTTTACCATTTCTTAGTACGCCTTTAGAACATATTGTATGCAGTAAAGATGAAAAAGTTTCTACATATTTCTTAACAAATACTGTGCCTCGGTTTTTTTCAATTATAGGAGGATATAATATACTTGACAGAATATGGAACTTTCTTAAAGAATTAACAGATGAGAAAGAAATGATTGCTCTTAAGGTTATATGCAGCTTGTCCAATTACTATTTACCTGTGGACTCTGGCACTACTTTAGAATCTCACATAATTTTTGAAAGCAAATTTTGGGATTTCATATTACTTGGATTAAGTTCTGAAGATGCATTTGCAAGAAAGCAATCAATATATTTAGCAAAAAGAGCCATAGATTACATAATGAACAACAAAAAGAATGTAATTGTAACATCCAAAAGTCAATTTGTAtggaataacaaaaataatgcaaatttgaaaaaaatgtgGGACAACTTCTTTGTACTGATAGAAAGTTTAGAAGAAAAACAGAGTAATATTGTACTACCCTCATTAAAATTATTTGAGCTTGTAACAGATATTGGCCGCTGCTGGTTGAATTGTGCATTTAAGATTGGCCTCAAACATGACAACACTCAAGTCAAATTGAAGTGCTTGCATTATCACCTTCAATATGGTGTACTCAATCAATCTGAGGGTATAATGATATTAAGAGCTATTAATGACATAGGTCTTTTTGATCATGAATACAAGTGTCTTATGGACAAACTGAATGAAGTACTTAAAGACAATGCAACATTGATGAGAATCTTAAAAACCCTACCTTTAGTTAAATGGTCACCAGTGCCATTGTACCATGTTACTAAAATCATTACATATATTGATAGATCACTGTCACTTGAAGATCAAACAATATTGATTGATCTTATTAGTGATCTGTCTAAAATACCTTGCAATAATGTTATCATAAGAAAATGTGTAAACATTAACTTATCACATCTAATTGGAAAATGTGGTAAAAATCTAAATTGGCGAAAATACATTCCTGTTTACTCATATTTACAACTTGATTATCTTAAAAAAACAAAGGATTTATTAGTTGAAAATCCATTTGAAAATATGATAAGGAATGACATTGTTGTCCCCCAAGAGGACATGGTTGAATTTTTCAAGCTCACATCAATATCACACACTAATATAGATTTTGCTTTATTATACTTTGAAGAACATAATGATATAGATTTCTTAGAGTTTATTGATGGAATCATACATAGAATTGAAGATATCAGTAAAAGGCAATACTGTGATAAGGCAGAATGTTTAAAAGATGTTATATTTGTGGTACATTTGTACAATAAATCGTTACAGAAGCATGGTGGtatttatgataaaataaatcACAGTGCAACTAAACATTTGAAAATATTGCTGCAATATATTATGAGTATGATGATCAGTGATGTAATTTTTGATATTGAAAATATAACatgtttgtttgaaaatttGGATCAAGTAGTGGCTGAAATATCAAATGTCAATGAAATAGAAATCATATCAGGACTGTACAAATCAAGTGTACTGTGTTTAAAAGATGAGAATACAATTGTAGACAAAAAggttttaagtatttatattttatgtaattcATTGATATCTCCATTGATGTTGAAGACCTACAAGCAAGAACTATTagatatcaaaaatattatggaaGTTATTctaaatgtcaaatttattGGAAATTTAAATAAAGATGATAGCGGAAGATTAAGAAACGCTTTTTATGAGAAATCGTGTGAAATCGTTAACATTTGGTTGAACACAGACAATTCGCAAGTGAATAATATTTTAGGTTTTATTGAAGTGGTAATTGAAAGTGGAGGATATGGTTGCTTAAAATGGATCCTTAGGatcatgaataaaatattacctacaatactagatgataaaaataataaatttgatgtaatacaatttttaaccAGAATGTGGTCAGAAATAGAAGAATTAAAATCTAATAGCCAATatccaatttgtatgaaagaatTTGTGACTTTAATCACTCAGGAAACATTGTTAGAAAAGTCGATGTATAACAACATTTTACTAATGTACTGCAGTAAAATTATAGAGTATGCTGCTGTTAAAAATATGCCATTATATCTTTTGGCTAACCaacttaacaaaataaatatatctgAATATAGTCACATGGTTTATGTTTTAAGCGAAATCTTATTGAATCCAGTAGTTGCAAGGAAAGAGAACAG GATAGTAGAAAATGTGTTGCTTGAAATTTTACGAGAACCAATTTATGGAGCAGACAAACA cagtatttattttaactcgCACATACAGTTTTTGGCTGTATCAATACTGAGTAAAATTTCAGATCCAACAGTACTGAACTctgtaatatattttatgacTAAGAAGATAGACGAATTGTTCAAAAACAAACTGAGATACCACAGCAATTCACATCTCCAAAGGACTTTGCAGGCCTGCATCCAAAACCTGCTGTTCATTTTACTGAAATCTAGGAAtgtgaattttcaaagtacaGCTTTGTGGTGTATGGCATTCCTGGGCAGAATACCACATCAGCCTTTTGAAAGAACATGCCTTGAATGGTACATAtcgctttatttttatttgaag gaaTCCTTCATAAATCATGAAGTTCAAAATCAATTGAAATCAAACAATATACCCCTTTCATCACAATTCACAATAATGTACTGGATTGTGATACACAAATTAAAAGATGGTATTTGCCTCCAAGAAGAATATGAATTTTTGATGGATCTTCTCTTGTCCCATATTATGGGCCCAGTTTTTAGTATACGATTGCAAGCGCAGTATCTATCTTCTAGGATTTTTGAAGCAAATGAAATATCCGTGAATAAATTAGATAACTCACAGTACGCGTATATGATTAAAGTTATAAATGGCACATTACAAGAAATTGCAAAAGCAGATGACAAAAGTTTTAAGAGActtaaaaatgattattttatagGTGAATTTGATATAATTGAAGATTTAATACCCTGTGAAATATATTGGGGTTTGCCTCAACTAGTTGCTGCattaagtaataatatcatAGAAGATGATTTTCTAAGAAATATACTTAATGAAATTGAAAGCAATCTTAATTTAGATGAAAATGATAAGTTTCATAATGAATGGAAAGAAAAGCGAAGAAAAACTTCAGATGCACTTCAATTTAAGGCtagaaataaaactataaataaagaAGTTGAGAGTTTAGAAGAAACGGGAACAATACAGAAGAAATATGTGCCTTGGAAGAATATGAGCGACGTTGATGTATATGATAATGAGACAAAA AGCAACAAAACAGAACTAATAGTAGTGGCATCTCTCATCGCCAAGCTGCCCAACTTGGGAGGCATGGCGCGCACCAGCGAGGTGTTTGGCGTACGCGCTTACGTCGTGGACAGTCTCAGGCATTTGCAGGACAAACAGTTCCAAGGACTAAG TGTGTCGGCCGAGCGATGGGTCCCCGTGGAGGAGGTTCGGCCGGCGCAGCTCAAGGATTACCTGACGATGAAGAAGTCCGCAGGCTACTCTGTGGTGGCGGCTGAACAGACGTCCACCAGCATAAAGCTCCAAAACTTCAAGTTCCCCAACAAAACTCTCTTGTTGCTGGG GAATGAAAAGGAAGGAGTTCCGTGCGATCTCCTGCCGTTAATGGATCACTGCGTGGAAATACCGCAGCAAGGGGTCATCCGCTCGCTGAACGTGCACGTCACTGCTGCGATCTTCATATGGGAGTACGCCAGACAGAATAtgttgtaa